Genomic window (Candidatus Microthrix parvicella Bio17-1):
TCTCGTGCCCGACGCCAAATCCCAGTTCCGTGCGGCGCCTTGCCCAGGAATACGCAGTGGCCTGTGGATTCCTCACCAGGTGCAGGAACCGGACGTCAAGCTCGGCCCGGGCGGCAAGGATCGACGAATAGTGGGGTTCCTTCGACGAGTCGACGATCAGTTCCGCACCGGTGTGTTCAAGAAGGTTGCGATACAACGACGCCAGCCGTGACGGATACGGACCCAGCCGGCTGGTCAGCGCCTGCTTCGCTCCCGGCAGGCCCATCACCGGCAGGTACCGGCTGTCGAATCGGCGTCGAAGCGCAAACATCTCGTCGGCGACCTCAGCCATCGCGTCCGGGTTGCCGAAGTCCTCAGGAAACGTCGCCAGCAACACCGGGCCCCACACCCGGCAGTCCACGTGGCGCGCTCCGCAGGCGCACCGACCACCGGAACGGAGCGCAAACCACAGCCAGGTGAGCTCCCCGGCAGCGAACACCCCGGGCACGTTGCCCAACATGCGGTCGAGCACCGTGGACCCGGTGCGGCCCGTCCCACCCACATACAGGATGGGTACGGCGGCTGTCATTGCCCGCCGGCAGGCTCCACCGCGCCCGGCGTGGGGGCTCCCGACTGGCTCGTCGCAGGGCCGGCCGGGCCGTCAGCGGCCGGCTCCGACGGGGCGGGGCCACCCGATGTGGTGTCCGGCTGGTCACTTTCCTTGGCCCCACCGTCGCTGACGGTCGTCGAAGTGGCAGCGCCAAGGCCACCCAACGCGCCGATCTTTTCGGTGCTTAGTGGGACCGCAACCACGTTGTCGATCGAGGTGCTCGTGCCTTTGGCACCACCCCGCACCAGCAATCCAACCCGGGTTCCATCCGTCAGTTCGGGAACGACCTGACGCCCAGACTCGGCCCCGTTGACGTAGACGATCACGTTCTTCCCCTCGGTTCGCACGCCAAGGGTGACCTCACCTTCGGGCAGCGCCGAACCGATTTGGGAGGGTTGGGCCTGGGTCCCGTCCACGGTGACCCCCAACTGCACGGTTCCCGTCACCGGGGCGAAGGTGACTCCGATGAAGTTGTTGGGCCCCTGAAAGCGGGTCACGAGGCCGGTGCCGGCCTTGGGATCAAAAAACGTCGCCTGAACAAACTGGTCACCCACGCCGGTGTCGAGCACCGCCAACGCGCTGCCCCCTCCACCCGCAGGACCCGGCAAGGGTTTGGCCTCAACCCGCCCATCACTCACCGACCACTCGCCGCCAACAATCTGCCAGGGCCGACCGGTTTCGGTGGTCTCCAACGGTGAGCCGTCCGCCCGATTGAACGAGTCAAAGCTCATGCCGCGAAGGCGTCCCGCCACCTCCGGTTCGGGAGCCTGCAACATCGACCGGGTCAACAACACCGCCACCACGGCGGTGATGGCAATCAGCGCTACAGCACCACCGATCAGCTGAAAGAGCCGGGAACGGTCCGGCGCCTGCAGGTCCGGCTCACCACCCAGCTCATCGGGCTCATCGGGCTCATCTTGCCCGCCGGCCAAACCGGATGATCCTTCGGTCTCCTCCGCCGCGACCATCAGTATGGCCACTCTCCGGACGGGTTGCCGATCAACCGGGTGAGCGCACCCAACTTCAGCGTGATCAGCACCTTCACCAGTTGGCACCAGGCAAAGTACGGCAACTGCCCAACCTGCCGTCCCAGGTTGGTGATTCGTCGCAGCGGTCCCAGGCGTTCACGCCGGTACTCGGCCATCGACTCGGATCGGCCCACGTAGCGAAATTCACCCGAGGTAAACAACACCGCCGCCTGGGCCAAGGTGACCCCAAGCGCGTTGAAGCTGTCGTGGATCAACATGGTGCCGCCGGGCACGACCCGCGCCCCCCAGGCCACGATGTCGTCGCGTGCGGGAGCAAACCGGTGGGCGCCGTCGATGTAGAGCAGGTCGATCGGGCCCTCCACCTCGTCGAGCGCCGCATCGGAGAACTCCCGAACGTGACGCACGCGCTCCGCAACGCCCGCCGCCGCCAGATTGGAGTTGAAGATCTGGTGGTCGGACTCGGCCTCGTTGGCGAATCCCTCGATCTCGTTTGGGCCGCGGTCATTTCCCGCATGCGGATCAATGGCCACCACCTCGGCGCCCTTCGGGGCACCGGAGGCCAGCACGATCGTGGAGCGGCCCTGAAAGGAACCGATCTCCACGATTCGCTGGCCCGGGTCCAACACCCGGGATGAGCGCCACAGCAGTCGGGCCTGACCCGGGGTCATCCATCCCTTCACTCCGGCGACGGCGTCGGTCACCTCAACGAAGCGGCCAGGCGGCGAGGCATCGGGCCGTTGGACTCCGGGGGTTGATTCGATCGCTGGGTCCTGCGCAGATGCAGAGGCCATGTGGGGTTCCTCGTTGACGGTGGGAGCGTGTACAACCGACGGGCTGATCGGGCTCGGCAATCTTAGGTCGCGTCGGCCTCGGCGCCGCGCTTGGAGGCTGCGCTTTTGGCCGCCGACCGTCGAGCTTCGCTACGACGGCGACGACGGCTGGGGCTGAGATCCATCGCCGGACGCTCAACGCCCCAGTACGTGATCGTGGCCACCACCACCGAAGCGACAAACACGAACAGCAGCTGCCACCAGCGACCCTTCGGCACCTGGCCCTCGAGACCCATTCGGAAAAACAGCTTCACGAAACCCGGATGCCACAGATAGAGGCCGTAGGAGATTGCGCCAAGCGACGCAAACACCCAGGAACGCATCACCCAGCGGATGGCACCCTTGGACTGATCACCCAAGGTCAGCGGGAGCAGCAACAGCCCGGCACCGGCGCCATGCGCCACATGCCTGGCCAAGGATTGCCCCATGGTCGGGAAGTAGATGAAGTAGTAGCGCAGCTGAACAGCGGCCCAAATCACCCCGACCGCCGAACCCCAACAAAACCAGGGCCGATCGGACATCCACCGGATCCAACCGGGAAGCGCAAGGCCCCGGACCTGTGCTGCGGCCAGCGCCGAAAAGAACATTCCTACGGCAAACCAGTCCAGCATCGATGGCATCCACACCAGCGATGGATGGGTGGTGTCGCGGATCGTCATGATCAACACCTTGATGGCGATCGAGAACACCACTTGCGCGCCCAAGGCCAGGTAAATACCGACCATGCGGTCCTGAACCGACGTTCCGAACGCTCGGCTCACACGCCGATAGGCCATCGCCAACAGAGGCAAAATCAGGTAGAAGGCCAGCTCAACCCCCAACGTCCAGGCAGCAAAGATGGCCCAGAACTCGCCTCCAAACACGTAAATCTGCCCAAACCCGAACAGTGCCACCCAACCGACAGCGTTGGTCGGCAGGTCAACGTCTGGAAAGACGGTGATGTAAAAGAACAGCGCCACCCAGTACAGCGGCACCAGCCGCAGCAGGCGGCCGGTGGCATAGTCGCGCAGGTTGGGAAACGGCGTGCCATCCAGAATCCCCTCCACGAATGGACGGAACAGCAGAAATCCCGACAGCGCGAAGAACGTGCCGACGGACATGTGTCCGATGTGTTGCACCAGTTGATCGCTCGCGCCCAGCGAGGTACGAAACACCCCCAACGTGTGCGTGCACATCACCAGGAACGCAGACAGAAACCGCAGGCCGTTCAGACACGGGTAGTACGTGCGGCTGACCTTGGGCACCTGCCGGCGACCATCGCCCGACTGAGGGGCGACGGCGGCGCGGTCCAGCGTGGAGGTCATCCCCCCTGACCCCCGGCCCCTTCACCGTTTGGCGGGGTGGATGCGGGAGCACCGCCACCATCGGCTGCCGGACCGGGGATGCTGACCTGCGTGGTCGCCCCGCCCGATGTCGCCGGCGTACCGCCCGATGTCGGCGGCGTACCGCCGGTGGGTGCGGGGACCGGCGCTGTTGTCACCCCGCCGGCCGGTGGCGTCGCCACGGTTGGGGTTGTCGCTGCGCCGGCCGGCGCCTCGGGGTTGACCGATTCCGGTTGCAGCTGGCGAACGGTCGGCTCGGCAAACAGCGCGAAGTCATCAAACTGTGCACCTCTCGCCTTGCGGTCCACTCCGACCAGGCCTGCTGATTGGTTTGCATCGGCGAACGTGTCATCACGAACCCGCGTGGAGATTGAGCCATCCACCCAGATGCTGAACCCGTCATCCTCGAAACGAACCGTCACGAGCGTGGCCCCAAACACGTTCAACGAGTTCTTCTGTGTGTGGCCCACCTCCTCCACCTTGCCGTTGACCACCCGCAGAATGCGCAGCCACTGCCTGCTGTCCACCGGGTCTGCGACGACCGCCCAGTAGTCGTCCACCGAAGCGATTCTAAAGGCCACCCCAGCGTTCGTCATCGGTCTGCTCAGCCGGGCCTGCACCGCCGAGATCGGCGAGGCCCATCCCATGGCCACCAGTGCCGGGGAGTCCTTGTCGACATCGATGATCGCCCCCTGCCCGCCGTTGATGCCCCAGATGCCGCCGTAGACCGACCATCGCGTCGAGTCGTAAAATGGATTGATCGAGCTCTTGGAGTCGACGATGACGCCCAGTTCGTCGCTGAAAATACCCCGGTCGAAGCTGTCCATGCGCACCGGGATCTCCATGCCATCGATCACCTCCGGAGGCACGACGTAGGTGTTGATCAGCACCGCCGCCGCTCCAAGCACCATCGCCACACCCACCACGATCAGGAACTGGCGATTGACGAAGGGCAGACGGTCCGACGCCAGCAGGTCTCGTACCCGCTGTCCTCGCGTCCGGTCATCTGTCGCGTCATCGGTCGCGTCATCGGTCGCGTCGCCGGGCACATCGTCCGGGGCGTCGCCGGGCACATCGTCCGGGGCGTCAGCACCGTCGACGGGTGGGGGGTTCAACTCGTTCTGTTCGTCGATACTCATCGCTGCCGTCGCGTC
Coding sequences:
- a CDS encoding acyltransferase family protein, yielding MTSTLDRAAVAPQSGDGRRQVPKVSRTYYPCLNGLRFLSAFLVMCTHTLGVFRTSLGASDQLVQHIGHMSVGTFFALSGFLLFRPFVEGILDGTPFPNLRDYATGRLLRLVPLYWVALFFYITVFPDVDLPTNAVGWVALFGFGQIYVFGGEFWAIFAAWTLGVELAFYLILPLLAMAYRRVSRAFGTSVQDRMVGIYLALGAQVVFSIAIKVLIMTIRDTTHPSLVWMPSMLDWFAVGMFFSALAAAQVRGLALPGWIRWMSDRPWFCWGSAVGVIWAAVQLRYYFIYFPTMGQSLARHVAHGAGAGLLLLPLTLGDQSKGAIRWVMRSWVFASLGAISYGLYLWHPGFVKLFFRMGLEGQVPKGRWWQLLFVFVASVVVATITYWGVERPAMDLSPSRRRRRSEARRSAAKSAASKRGAEADAT
- a CDS encoding sulfotransferase family protein; this encodes MTAAVPILYVGGTGRTGSTVLDRMLGNVPGVFAAGELTWLWFALRSGGRCACGARHVDCRVWGPVLLATFPEDFGNPDAMAEVADEMFALRRRFDSRYLPVMGLPGAKQALTSRLGPYPSRLASLYRNLLEHTGAELIVDSSKEPHYSSILAARAELDVRFLHLVRNPQATAYSWARRRTELGFGVGHEMERRGPISASIYYDVSNLAADALWGGGDRYLRVRYEDLVASPDDTLRRIGRFAGLVIDPEVALGRQAADRKRSAPGHAAWGNPNRFATGPVTLRNDDEWERNAPRSMRTWTRLLAGPVGRRYGYSSRSDTQRGSGLAAT
- a CDS encoding class I SAM-dependent methyltransferase, producing the protein MASASAQDPAIESTPGVQRPDASPPGRFVEVTDAVAGVKGWMTPGQARLLWRSSRVLDPGQRIVEIGSFQGRSTIVLASGAPKGAEVVAIDPHAGNDRGPNEIEGFANEAESDHQIFNSNLAAAGVAERVRHVREFSDAALDEVEGPIDLLYIDGAHRFAPARDDIVAWGARVVPGGTMLIHDSFNALGVTLAQAAVLFTSGEFRYVGRSESMAEYRRERLGPLRRITNLGRQVGQLPYFAWCQLVKVLITLKLGALTRLIGNPSGEWPY